One region of Salvelinus sp. IW2-2015 unplaced genomic scaffold, ASM291031v2 Un_scaffold6812, whole genome shotgun sequence genomic DNA includes:
- the LOC112079059 gene encoding phospholipid-transporting ATPase IH-like: MAKTRELCKDIRDKINVLCILSDPKRDVYSGVCSRFELLHVLNFDSVRRRMSVIVKSSAGEYLLFCKGADSSIFPRVVSGKVGQVRARVEQNALEGLRTLCVAYRSLSLAEYEEACHQLSDAKLALQDREQRLAQAYDLIERDFTLLGATAVEDR; encoded by the exons AATGTGCTGTGTATTTTGTCTGATCCTAAACGAGACGTCTACTCTGGTGTGTGTTCCAGGTTTGAGCTGCTACACGTGCTGAACTttgactctgtcaggaggagaatGAGCGTCATTGTCAAGTCTAGTGCAg GGGAGTACCTGTTGTTCTGTAAGGGGGCTGACTCCTCCATCTTCCCCAGGGTGGTGTCAGGGAAGGTGGGGCAGGTGAGGGCGCGGGTGGAGCAGAACGCTCTG GAGGGCTTGCGGACCCTGTGTGTGGCATACAGAAGTCTCTCCCTAGCAGAATACGAGGAGGCGTGTCATCAGCTGAGCGACGCCAAGCTAGCCCTGCAGGACAGGGAGCAGCGACTGGCGCAGGCTTATGACCTCATCGAGAGGGACTTCACTCTGCTGGGGGCCACGGCTGTGGAGGACAGGTAG